One Campylobacter concisus DNA segment encodes these proteins:
- a CDS encoding M16 family metallopeptidase: protein MIKFNKTKLENGLEIYHVPVNPGSKVISVDVFYKVGSRNEVMGKSGIAHMLEHLNFKSTKNLRAGEFDEIVKGFGGVNNASTGFDCTHYFIKASNENLDKTLGLFAELMKNLSLKDKEFQPERDVVHEERRWRTDNNPMGYLYFRLYNHAFIYHPYHWTPIGFIKDIENWNINDIKEFHATYYQPKNAILMISGDIDKDETFKLAKKNFGGIKNKRAIPKSHCKEPEQDGARRAIIYKDSQTQMLAIAYKIPNFKHSDQVGLNAISEYLATGKSSVLQQKLVDELMLVNQIYAYNMSCVDENLFIFLAVCNPDVEATAVEAEILKIIEDIKSKPIDKNDVLRVKNLIKSDFIYSFESASKVANLYGSYLARGDIKPLYELEKNIDKIDAKLLKDIANRYFNEKTSTTIILKKE, encoded by the coding sequence TTGATAAAATTTAATAAAACAAAACTAGAAAACGGACTTGAAATTTATCACGTACCAGTAAATCCAGGCTCAAAAGTGATAAGCGTCGATGTCTTTTATAAAGTTGGATCAAGAAACGAAGTGATGGGCAAAAGCGGCATCGCTCACATGTTAGAGCATCTAAATTTTAAATCAACCAAAAATTTACGAGCTGGCGAATTTGACGAAATTGTAAAAGGCTTTGGCGGCGTAAATAACGCAAGTACAGGCTTTGACTGCACACACTACTTTATAAAAGCTTCAAATGAAAATTTAGACAAAACGCTTGGTCTTTTTGCTGAGCTTATGAAAAATTTAAGCCTAAAAGACAAAGAATTTCAACCAGAGCGAGACGTGGTGCATGAAGAGCGTAGGTGGCGAACAGACAACAACCCTATGGGATACCTCTACTTTAGACTCTACAATCACGCATTTATCTACCATCCATACCACTGGACTCCGATAGGTTTTATAAAAGATATAGAAAACTGGAATATTAACGACATAAAAGAATTTCACGCTACATATTATCAGCCAAAAAACGCCATTTTAATGATAAGTGGCGACATTGACAAGGATGAGACATTTAAGCTAGCTAAGAAAAATTTTGGTGGCATAAAAAACAAAAGAGCCATCCCAAAATCTCACTGTAAAGAACCTGAGCAAGATGGAGCTAGAAGAGCCATTATCTACAAAGATAGCCAAACACAAATGCTAGCTATCGCTTACAAAATCCCAAATTTCAAACACTCTGATCAAGTAGGTCTAAATGCGATCAGTGAATATCTGGCTACTGGCAAAAGCTCGGTTTTACAGCAAAAATTAGTCGATGAACTCATGCTTGTAAATCAAATTTACGCTTACAATATGAGTTGTGTTGATGAAAATTTATTTATATTTTTAGCAGTTTGCAACCCAGATGTCGAGGCAACTGCGGTTGAGGCTGAAATTTTAAAGATTATAGAGGATATTAAAAGCAAACCTATCGACAAAAACGATGTTTTGCGAGTTAAAAATTTAATCAAAAGCGACTTTATCTATTCGTTTGAAAGTGCAAGTAAGGTTGCAAATTTATACGGCTCGTACCTTGCTAGAGGTGACATAAAGCCACTTTATGAACTTGAAAAAAATATCGATAAAATCGATGCAAAACTTTTAAAAGATATAGCAAATAGATATTTTAATGAAAAAACTAGCACGACAATAATTTTAAAAAAGGAATAA
- the dapA gene encoding 4-hydroxy-tetrahydrodipicolinate synthase has protein sequence MTALITPFKNQKLDEAGFEKLIKRQIKHGIDVVVPVGTTGESATLTHDEHRICIEIAVNACKGTDVKVLAGAGSNATHEAIGIAKFAQAHGADGILSVAPYYNKPTQEGLYEHYKAIANSIEIPVLLYNVPGRVGVDILPATVFRLFKECKNIYGIKEATGSIDRCVDLLAHEPNLVVISGEDAINYPIISNGGKGVISVTANLLPDQISQLTHLAMNEEYKKAKLINDNLYTINKTLFCESNPIPIKAAMYLAGLIDSLEYRLPLCKPSKENFKKIEEVIKNYEIKGF, from the coding sequence ATGACAGCACTCATTACGCCATTTAAAAATCAAAAATTAGACGAAGCTGGCTTTGAGAAACTGATAAAAAGACAGATAAAACATGGCATCGATGTAGTCGTACCAGTAGGAACCACTGGCGAAAGCGCAACTCTAACTCATGATGAGCATAGAATTTGTATCGAAATAGCTGTTAATGCATGCAAAGGCACAGACGTTAAAGTGCTTGCTGGTGCTGGTAGCAACGCCACTCACGAGGCTATTGGTATCGCTAAATTTGCCCAAGCTCATGGTGCTGATGGCATCCTTTCAGTTGCGCCTTATTACAACAAACCAACGCAAGAAGGGCTTTATGAGCATTACAAAGCCATTGCAAATAGCATTGAAATTCCTGTGCTTCTTTATAATGTTCCAGGTAGAGTTGGCGTGGATATCTTGCCAGCGACCGTTTTTAGACTTTTTAAAGAGTGCAAAAATATCTATGGCATCAAAGAGGCTACAGGCAGCATAGATAGATGCGTCGATCTACTAGCTCACGAGCCAAATTTAGTAGTCATCAGCGGCGAAGATGCGATCAACTATCCTATCATATCAAATGGAGGCAAAGGCGTTATCTCAGTTACTGCAAACCTCTTGCCAGATCAAATTTCTCAGCTAACGCACCTTGCGATGAACGAAGAGTACAAGAAAGCAAAACTAATAAACGACAATCTATACACGATAAATAAAACACTCTTTTGTGAAAGCAATCCGATACCGATCAAAGCAGCGATGTATCTAGCTGGACTCATCGACTCTTTAGAGTATCGCTTGCCACTTTGCAAACCAAGTAAAGAAAATTTTAAAAAAATCGAAGAAGTAATAAAAAATTATGAAATAAAGGGATTTTAA